From the Streptomyces sp. NBC_01216 genome, the window CCCGAAGGATCCAGGACGGCTTCACGGCCTTAGCATCAATGGGCTCGATACTGGGCGTTTCAAAGCGGGTACCGGAATATCAACCGGTTGTCCATCGACTACGCCTGTCGGCCTCGCCTTAGGTCCCGACTTACCCTGGGCAGATCAGCTTGACCCAGGAACCCTTAGTCAATCGGCGCACACGTTTCTCACGTGTGTATCGCTACTCATGCCTGCATTCTCACTCGTGAACCGTCCACAACTCGCTTCCGCGGCTGCTTCACCCGGCACACGACGCTCCCCTACCCATCACAGTCCCCGTTGGGGGTACATACTGCAATGACACGACTTCGGCGGTACGCTTGAGCCCCGCTACATTGTCGGCGCGGAATCACTTGACCAGTGAGCTATTACGCACTCTTTCAAGGGTGGCTGCTTCTAAGCCAACCTCCTGGTTGTCTCTGCGACTCCACATCCTTTCCCACTTAGCGTACGCTTAGGGGCCTTAGTCGATGCTCTGGGCTGTTTCCCTCTCGACCATGGAGCTTATCCCCCACAGTCTCACTGCCGCGCTCTCACTTACCGGCATTCGGAGTTTGGCTAAGGTCAGTAACCCGGTAGGGCCCATCGCCTATCCAGTGCTCTACCTCCGGCAAGAAACACACGACGCTGCACCTAAATGCATTTCGGGGAGAACCAGCTATCACGGAGTTTGATTGGCCTTTCACCCCTAACCACAGGTCATCCCCCAGGTTTTCAACCCTGGTGGGTTCGGTCCTCCACGAAGTCTTACCTCCGCTTCAACCTGCCCATGGCTAGATCACTCCGCTTCGGGTCTTGAGCGTGCTACTCAAACGCCCTATTCGGACTCGCTTTCGCTACGGCTTCCCCACACGGGTTAACCTCGCAACACACCGCAAACTCGCAGGCTCATTCTTCAAAAGGCACGCAGTCACGACATACAAGCAAGCTTGCATGCGACGCTCCCACGGCTTGTAGGCACACGGTTTCAGGTACTATTTCACTCCGCTCCCGCGGTACTTTTCACCATTCCCTCACGGTACTATCCGCTATCGGTCACCAGGGAATATTTAGGCTTAGCGGGTGGTCCCGCCAGATTCACACGGGATTTCTCGGGCCCCGTGCTACTTGGGTGTCTCTCAAACGAGCCGTCAATGTTTCAGCTACGGGGGTCTTACCCTCTACGCCGGACCTTTCGCATGTCCTTCGCCTACATCAACGGTTTCTGACTCGCCTCACAGCCGGCAGACTGTGAAAGAGAGATCCCACAACCCCGCATGCGCAACCCCTGCCGGGTATCACACGCATACGGTTTGGCCTCATCCGGTTTCGCTCGCCACTACTCCCGGAATCACGGTTGTTTTCTCTTCCTGAGGGTACTGAGATGTTTCACTTCCCCTCGTTCCCTCCACATGCCCTATGTGTTCAGGCATGGGTGACAGCCCATGACGACTGCCGGGTTTCCCCATTCGGAAACCCCCGGATCAAAGCCTGGTTGACGGCTCCCCGGGGACTATCGTGGCCTCCCACGTCCTTCATCGGTTCCTGGTACCAAGGCATCCACCGTGCGCCCTTAAAAACTTGGCCACAGATGCTCGCGTCCACTGTGTAGTTCTCAAGCAACGACCAGCCACCCATCACCCCGTCGACAAGCAACAGGTTCACTGGGGCCGGCATCACGAAGGCAACGACCTCACGGCCGCACCCTCAGACACCCAACAACGTGCCAAGCGCGAGCCTCCCGAACAAGATCCACGTTCCACGCCGAAGCAGTACTAGTGGTCCCACAGGACTCTCACGCCAACTAATCAACGTTCCACCCTTGAGCAACCAGCACCGGACACTCGCCGGTGTACTGGCCCCTTGACCAGGCAAGCCTGGTAAGAAGTGCTCCTTAGAAAGGAGGTGATCCAGCCGCACCTTCCGGTACGGCTACCTTGTTACGACTTCGTCCCAATCGCCAGTCCCACCTTCGACAGCTCCCTCCCACAAGGGGTTGGGCCACCGGCTTCGGGTGTTACCGACTTTCGTGACGTGACGGGCGGTGTGTACAAGGCCCGGGAACGTATTCACCGCAGCAATGCTGATCTGCGATTACTAGCAACTCCGACTTCATGGGGTCGAGTTGCAGACCCCAATCCGAACTGAGACCGGCTTTTTGAGATTCGCTCCGCCTCACGGCATCGCAGCTCTTTGTACCGGCCATTGTAGCACGTGTGCAGCCCAAGACATAAGGGGCATGATGACTTGACGTCGTCCCCACCTTCCTCCGAGTTGACCCCGGCGGTCTCCTGTGAGTCCCCATCACCCCGAAGGGCATGCTGGCAACACAGGACAAGGGTTGCGCTCGTTGCGGGACTTAACCCAACATCTCACGACACGAGCTGACGACAGCCATGCACCACCTGTATACCGACCACAAGGGGGGCACTATCTCTAATGCTTTCCGGTATATGTCAAGCCTTGGTAAGGTTCTTCGCGTTGCGTCGAATTAAGCCACATGCTCCGCTGCTTGTGCGGGCCCCCGTCAATTCCTTTGAGTTTTAGCCTTGCGGCCGTACTCCCCAGGCGGGGAACTTAATGCGTTAGCTGCGGCACCGACGACGTGGAATGTCGCCAACACCTAGTTCCCAACGTTTACGGCGTGGACTACCAGGGTATCTAATCCTGTTCGCTCCCCACGCTTTCGCTCCTCAGCGTCAGTAATGGCCCAGAGATCCGCCTTCGCCACCGGTGTTCCTCCTGATATCTGCGCATTTCACCGCTACACCAGGAATTCCGATCTCCCCTACCACACTCTAGCCTGCCCGTATCGAATGCAGACCCGGGGTTAAGCCCCGGGCTTTCACACCCGACGTGACAAGCCGCCTACGAGCTCTTTACGCCCAATAATTCCGGACAACGCTTGCGCCCTACGTATTACCGCGGCTGCTGGCACGTAGTTAGCCGGCGCTTCTTCTGCAGGTACCGTCACTTTCGCTTCTTCCCTGCTGAAAGAGGTTTACAACCCGAAGGCCGTCATCCCTCACGCGGCGTCGCTGCATCAGGCTTTCGCCCATTGTGCAATATTCCCCACTGCTGCCTCCCGTAGGAGTCTGGGCCGTGTCTCAGTCCCAGTGTGGCCGGTCGCCCTCTCAGGCCGGCTACCCGTCGTCGCCTTGGTAGGCCATTACCCCACCAACAAGCTGATAGGCCGCGGGCTCATCCTTCACCGCCGGAGCTTTCAACCAACCCCCATGCGGAAGCCGGTATTATCCGGTATTAGACCCCGTTTCCAGGGCTTGTCCCAGAGTGAAGGGCAGATTGCCCACGTGTTACTCACCCGTTCGCCACTAATCCACCCCGAAGGGCTTCATCGTTCGACTTGCATGTGTTAAGCACGCCGCCAGCGTTCGTCCTGAGCCAGGATCAAACTCTCCGTGAATGTTTACCCGACCAATGCCCGATGAAGGGCCGCGGGTGCACACATCACGAGAGCGGAACGACCAGTCGGAATAGGACCGGTCGTTCACAGCGTCCTCGCTGTGTATGTCGCCTGCCCACCACAAGGGCCGACAGGACTTTCAAAGGAACCACGACCATCCGAAGATGGACGGGGTATCAACTAATCTGGCGTTGATTTTTGGCACGCTGTTGAGTTCTCAAGGAACGGACGCTTCCTTCGTACTCACCCTCTCGGGCTTTCCTCCGGGCATTTTCCCTTCGGTCTTTCGTGTTTCCAGCTTAGCAGACCCGATTCCTCGTTTCTGCCACCCGCTGGAGCGGGTTGCCTTCCGGGAATTCGCTCTCGCGCTTTCCTTTCCGGCGGATCCGACTTTATCAGAAGTTTCCGAGTCGAATTCCCCGTCTTTCCCGACGAGCCGTTCCGGCACACAGTAGTGCCGAGCTCTCGTTCAGGCGGAGCCGTCAACGTACTGGAGCGGAGCACCCCGATGCAAATCGGGGGCTCCGCTCCGGGTCCGGGTCCCTGGGGACGTCGGAGGATCAGACCTCGACGACCACCGGAAGGATCATCGGACGCCGACGGTACGTGTCCGAGACCCACTTGCCGATGACGCGGCGGATCAGCTGCTGGAGCTGGTGCGGCTCGACCACACCGTCCTGGGCAGACTTGTTCAGGGCCTGCTCGACCTTGGGGACCACGGCGTCGAACGCCGAGTCCTCGATGCCGGAGCCCCTGGCGTGGATGTGGGGACCGCCCACGATCTTGCCGGACGAGGAGTCGATCACCACGAAGGCCGAGATGATGCCCTCGTCGCCCAGGATGCGGCGGTCCTTGAGGTGGACCTCCGTGACGTCGCCGACGGAGAGCCCGTCGACGTACACGTAGCCGGCCTGGACCTTGCCGACGATCCGGGCCTTGCCGTCGACCAGGTCGACGACCACGCCGTCCTCGGCGATGACGATGTGGTCCTTCGGGACACCCGTCATCGCGCCCAGCTCGGCGTTGGCGCGCAGGTGGCGCCATTCGCCGTGGACCGGCATCAGGTTCTTCGGCTTGCAGATGTTGTAGAAGTACAGCAGCTCGCCGGCCGAGGCGTGGCCCGAGACGTGGACCTTGGCGTTGCCCTTGTGGATGACGTTCGCGCCCCATCGGGTCAGGCCGTTGATGACGCGGTAGACCGCGTTCTCGTTGCCCGGGATCAGCGAGGACGCCAGGATGACGGTGTCACCCTGCACGATCCGGATCTGGTGGTCGCGGTTGGCCATCCGGGACAGCGCGGCCATCGGCTCGCCCTGGGATCCCGTGCAGACGAGCACGACCTCGTCGTCCGGCAGGTCGTCGAGCGTCTTGACGTCGACGACGAGACCCGCCGGGACCCGCAGGTAGCCCAGGTCCCGGGCGATACCCATGTTGCGGACCATCGAGCGGCCGACGAAGGCCACCCGGCGTCCGTACTCGTGGGCGGCGTCCAGGATCTGCTGGATGCGGTGCACATGGCTGGCGAAGCTCGCCACGATGATGCGCTTCTGGGCGTTCGCGAAGACGTTCCGCAGGACGTTGGAGATGTCCTTCTCCGGTGGGACGAACCCAGGGACCTCGGCGTTCGTCGAGTCGCTCAGCAGAAGGTCGATGCCCTCCTCGCTGAGCCGCGCGAACGCGTGGAGGTCGGTGAGCCGACCGTCCATCGGGAGCTGGTCCATCTTGAAGTCGCCCGTGTGGACCGCCATGCCCGCCGGCGTACGGATGGCCACGGCCAGCGCGTCGGGGATGGAGTGGTTGACCGCGATGAACTCGCAGTCGAAGGGCCCGAGCCGCTCGCGGTGCCCCTCGGACACCTCGAGGGTGTACGGGCGGATGCGGTGCTCCTGGAGCTTCGCCTCGATCAGGGCGAGGGTCAGCTTGGAGCCGATCAACGGGATGTCCGGCTTCAGCCGGAGCAGGTAGGGGACGGCGCCGATGTGGTCCTCGTGCCCGTGCGTGAGCACGATGCCCTCGACCTCGTCGAGGCGGTCCCTGATGGTGGTGAAGTCGGGCAGGATCAGGTCGATACCCGGCTGCTCCTCCTCGGGGAAGAGGACGCCGCAGTCGACGATGAGCAGGCGGCCCTCGTACTCGAAGACCGTCATGTTGCGGCCGATCTCACCGAGCCCGCCCAGCGGGGTGACCCGCAGGCCGCCCTTGGGGAGCTTCGGCGGGGCGCCGAGTTCAGGATGCGGATGACTCAAAAGACTCTCCTCACCACACGCGCCACGTACCGCTTCGGCACGTGGCGCGCATGACATTCGTGCACTTGCTGTTGTCTGTCGGTCGATCTCGTCGGACGTGGGGACGTCCGCAGATCGTTTATGTACTTGTGAAGTCTGTTGTCAGAGCTCTACCCCGCCGGCGGCGAGATCGAGCTTGAGCTGGGCGGTTTCCTCGGGGGAAAGCTCCACGAGCGGCAGCCGCAGCGGGCCGGCCGGGAGTCCCTGGAGGGCGAGGGCGGCCTTGGTCGTGATGACGCCCTGGGTGCGGAACATACCGGTGAAGACCGGCAGCAGCTTCTGGTGGATCTCCGTGGCCTTGTGCACGTCGCCGTTGAGATGGGCGTCGAGCAGGGCGCGCAGCTCGGGGCTGACGACATGGCCGACAACGGAGACGAAGCCGCAGGCGCCCACGGAGAGCAGCGGCAGGTTGAGCATGTCGTCGCCGGAGTACCAGGCCAGGCCGGACCGGGCGATGGCCCAGCTGGCGCGGCCGAGGTCTCCCTTGGCGTCCTTGTTCGCGACGATCCGGGGGTGCTCGGCCAGACGGACGATCGTCCCGGTGTCGATCGGGACACCGCTGCGGCCGGGAATGTCGTACAGCATCACCGGTAGACCGGTGGCGTCGGCGATGGCCGAGAAGTGCCGGTACAGGCCCTCCTGAGGGGGCTTGTTGTAGTACGGCGTGACCGCGAGCAGGCCGTGGGCGCCGTCACGCTCGGCGGTGCGGGCGAGCTCGATGGAGTGACGGGTGTCGTTGGTGCCGACGCCGGCGACCACGTGGGCACGGTCTCCGACCGCCTCCAGTACCGCGCGTACCAGCTCAGATTTCTCCGCGTCACTGGTGGTCGGGGACTCACCGGTGGTGCCGTTGACGACGAGGCCGTCGTTGCCTGCGTCCACCAGGTGAGCGGCCAGCCGCTGGGCGCCGTCGAGGTCGAGAGCGCCGTCCGCCGTGAAGGGCGTGACCATGGCGGTGAGGACCCGCCCGAAGGGGGTCTGCGGAGTGGAGATCGGAGCCATGGGTAACACGCTACTCGCTGCTCAGCGCCCGGTGTCCCCTCGGGGGGACATGAGAAGAGGAACCCGGCACTGCCTGCTCGGGGGTTCAAGCAGTGCCGGGTCCGTTTGATCAGCCTAGATGAACTTCGTGAAACGTCGCAATACGGACACTTCGCCGGAGGTGTCGTATGTATGTGCCTTATGGGGCCACGCGGCCGTTCTTGTTGAAGGCGTCGTAGGTCAGCGGCATCAGCCCGGCCCAGTGCTGTTCCATCTTCTCGCCGACCATCTCGATCTCCCGCTGCGGGAAGGACGGCACCCTGGCCAGCTCGTGCTGGGTACGCAGGCCGAGGAAGTGCATCAACGAGCGGGCGTTGCAGGTGGCGTACATCGAGGAGAAGAGACCGACGGGAAGGACCGCGCGGGCCACCTCGCGCGCCACGCCGGCGGCGAGCATCTCCTGGTACGCCTCGTACGCCCGGACGTAGGAATCCTCCATCGTGCGGCCGACCAGCTCCTGCTGAGCCTCGGTGCCCTCGACGAAGACGTACTTGCCCGGCCGGCCCTCCTGGACCAGCTTCCGGGAGGCGTCCGGTACGTAGAAGACCGGCTCAAGCTCCCTGTAGCGACCGGACTCCTCGTTGTACGACCAGCCGACGCGGTGGCGCATGAACTCGCGGAACACGAAGATCGGGGCGCTGATGAAGAAGGTCATCGAGTTGTGCTCGAAGGGGCTGCCGTGCCGGTCCCGCATCAGGTAGTTGATGAGCCCCCGGGAGCGCTCGGGGTCCTTCTGGAGCTCGTCGAGAGACTGCTCGCCCGCCGTGGAGACGCGGGCCGCCCACAGCACGTCGGAGTCCGCGGCGCTGTGCTTCACCAGCTCGACGGTGACGTCACTGCGGAACGTGGGCTTGAGGTCTTCGGCGGGGGTGTCGGTCACCGACAGGTCCTTCCAGTGGTCTCGCTCGGGCGGCGCCCACTTTACGGGGACCCGCCGACACGGCACCGGTCACACCCGGCCGAGACGCCCTCTTGGGATGATTTCGGGAAAACGGGCACCGAACGTCGGCTTCTCGCGTCTCTCCCTGTGACACCAGCCGCACCACGGACCGGATACAGGAGCGATCACGATGTCCCACCCCCAGCCTCCGCTGGGCGGCACTCCCACGCGGGAGTCCGTCCCGTTCGCCTTCGTCGCCGAGGCCGACCGCTTCCGCAGTAACGTCACTCCACCGCCCAGGGAGCGCCTTGCCGTCACCGAGCTCGTGGGCCGTACGCTGGTCGGGCTGACGGTCGTGGCCGGACTCGTCGGGTCGTTGCTCTTCGGTGTACCGGCGCTGCAGTCGGGTGCGGCGGAGGGCCATCGGCAGCAGTCCGAGGCGTCCGACGGCCGTTGATCCGTAGGCCACCCTGGGGTGGCCCGGTCGAGACCACCTGGGTAGCCTCACCGGGCACAGCCCCTTCGAGCGTGCTTGTGAGTGAGGAACAGTCGTGCCCCTGCCCTTCCTGACGGCAGACCGCGCCTTCGACGCGACCGACGATGTAGCGCTGCCCTTCGACGACCACGACCAGTGGCGCCGCCCCTACCGGCCGGGCCCCTGGCGGGTCGGCGCGGCGGCGCTCTCGCTGCTGCTCGCGTCGTTCGTGCTGCTCGCCGCGGTCGTCATCGCCGCGGCCGGCGCGGTGTCCGGCGCGTTCGTCACCTTCGGGCTGGCCGCCCTGATCATCGCCGCCGCGCTGCGGGCCCTGCGGGTGGGCACCTGGGTGAGCCGCCACGGTGTGCGGCGCGTCGGGTTCCTCACCACCACCACGGTCGGCTGGCCGCACGCGACGGCCGTACGCACGGCGCAGCAGCCGGTGCGCTGGCTGGGCCTCCCCCGCACGGTGCAGGGCCAGGCCCTGCTGCTGGAGCGGCGCGGTGGTGAGCAGATCGCACTGCTCACCGACCACAACGCCGACTTCCTCTCCCGTACCGAGGCTTTCGACCGCGCGGCCGACACCGTGGAGGCGTGGAGCGCCGAGTACGGCACCCCCGCGACCCGCTGACCCGCCGGACGGGAATCGCGGCGGGAGCCACCGCGCCCGGCGGGCGTAGCCCCGCCCGCCGCGGCCGTCGCCGTACGCCCTCCGGGGGTGCGGGGGACGGGGCTCAGGCCCCGGCCGCCCCGGCCACCGCACCGTCCTCGTGGACCTGGTGGAGGGTGATCGCCCGCTGCATGGCCTTGCGGGCCCGCGGGGTGTCGCGGGCGTCGTGGTAGGCGACCGCGAGGCGGAACCAGCAGCGCCAGTCGTCAGGGGTGTCCTCGGTCTCGGCACGCCGTCTCGCGAAGACCTCGTCGGCCGAGTCCCGGTCGATCCGCCCGCCGGGCGAGCGTCGCAGCTCGTCCACGGGCAGGCCGCCCTCGGCCTCCAGCTGCCGGGCCAGCCGCTGGGCCCGGCGGGCGAAGCGGGTGTTCTGCCAGAGGAACCAGCCGCCGACGCAGGGCAGCAGGAACGCTATGGCTCCCATGCCCATGGCCGCCGGTTCGCCGGTGAGCAGGAGCAGGACCCCCTCCATCGCCACCACACCGAACACGAGCACCAGCACGGTGGCGAGGAAGAAGTACGTGATCTTTCCGCCCACGGCCGTCAGCCCAGGTCCAGGAAGTGCTCCAGGCCGAACGTGAGGCCGGGGGCGTCGACGACACGTCGGGCACCCAGCAGGATGCCCGGCATGAAGCTGGAGTGGTGCAGCGAGTCGTGGCGGAAGGTCAGGGTCTCGCCCTCGCCGCCGAGCAGCACCTCCTGGTGGGCCAGCAGGCCCCGGAGCCGCACGGCGTGCACGTGCACACCGTCCACGTTCGCGCCGCGCGCGCCCTCCAGGGCGGTCCTGGTCGCGTCGGGCTGCTCGCCGAGACCGGCCTCGGCCCGCGCGGCGGCGATCAG encodes:
- a CDS encoding ribonuclease J — its product is MSHPHPELGAPPKLPKGGLRVTPLGGLGEIGRNMTVFEYEGRLLIVDCGVLFPEEEQPGIDLILPDFTTIRDRLDEVEGIVLTHGHEDHIGAVPYLLRLKPDIPLIGSKLTLALIEAKLQEHRIRPYTLEVSEGHRERLGPFDCEFIAVNHSIPDALAVAIRTPAGMAVHTGDFKMDQLPMDGRLTDLHAFARLSEEGIDLLLSDSTNAEVPGFVPPEKDISNVLRNVFANAQKRIIVASFASHVHRIQQILDAAHEYGRRVAFVGRSMVRNMGIARDLGYLRVPAGLVVDVKTLDDLPDDEVVLVCTGSQGEPMAALSRMANRDHQIRIVQGDTVILASSLIPGNENAVYRVINGLTRWGANVIHKGNAKVHVSGHASAGELLYFYNICKPKNLMPVHGEWRHLRANAELGAMTGVPKDHIVIAEDGVVVDLVDGKARIVGKVQAGYVYVDGLSVGDVTEVHLKDRRILGDEGIISAFVVIDSSSGKIVGGPHIHARGSGIEDSAFDAVVPKVEQALNKSAQDGVVEPHQLQQLIRRVIGKWVSDTYRRRPMILPVVVEV
- the dapA gene encoding 4-hydroxy-tetrahydrodipicolinate synthase → MAPISTPQTPFGRVLTAMVTPFTADGALDLDGAQRLAAHLVDAGNDGLVVNGTTGESPTTSDAEKSELVRAVLEAVGDRAHVVAGVGTNDTRHSIELARTAERDGAHGLLAVTPYYNKPPQEGLYRHFSAIADATGLPVMLYDIPGRSGVPIDTGTIVRLAEHPRIVANKDAKGDLGRASWAIARSGLAWYSGDDMLNLPLLSVGACGFVSVVGHVVSPELRALLDAHLNGDVHKATEIHQKLLPVFTGMFRTQGVITTKAALALQGLPAGPLRLPLVELSPEETAQLKLDLAAGGVEL
- the thyX gene encoding FAD-dependent thymidylate synthase; this encodes MTDTPAEDLKPTFRSDVTVELVKHSAADSDVLWAARVSTAGEQSLDELQKDPERSRGLINYLMRDRHGSPFEHNSMTFFISAPIFVFREFMRHRVGWSYNEESGRYRELEPVFYVPDASRKLVQEGRPGKYVFVEGTEAQQELVGRTMEDSYVRAYEAYQEMLAAGVAREVARAVLPVGLFSSMYATCNARSLMHFLGLRTQHELARVPSFPQREIEMVGEKMEQHWAGLMPLTYDAFNKNGRVAP